ATAACTCATGTTCTCGGGCGCAGCAGGCCAGGGACAAAACCTCAAGCGTATGGAAGGGACGTATACCGCACCTCGGGTAGCAACTACTTCTCCGGAGGAACCATCACGGACGAGGTCTTCGAGGACAACTCTAAGCGGCACCGGGAAGCCCGACTTGGCTGACGTACTTTGGCAAAAAGGCAGGTGACAGTGCTTAGCAACAACAACTCAGACGATGCCGTGGCTGTGAAGTGCCCCCTGCCGCCTGCACGCCCTGCGGCCGAAATAAAGGTGGCTAAAGTCCGGGTGTTCGAGAAGGTCGGCCGCCGTGCCACTCATGGCCAGGCGTTCGGTTTCGAGAAGGTACCCACGCTTGGCTACCTGAAGTGCCTTGCGCGCGTTCTGTTCGACGAGGAGCACAGTGAGCCCGCAGCCGTTAAGGTCACGTATGAGGCTCAGAGTCTGGTCCACTACGATCAGTGGTTATCGTTCCACGCCCTGCGGGCCTGCCCACACCGGCCACGTCCAAGCAGCCACCCGCCAACCTCAACAAATGCCGGGAGAGAAAAGAAGCACACTGCTCCAATCGCACAGCCGGAACCTTCCCGGCTGCCCCACCTGACCCGAACCGGGTGTGGTCCTTGCGGGGGCGACCACCTCGCCTCTCCCTGTTCCGCATGCTCTGGATCATTCGCGGCGCAAAGCGGCGGCCAGGTTCCCCCGAGTGGCAGCCCAGGCCGGCACCACCGCCCCGGCCAGGCCCGTCAGCGTGGAAAGACCCAGGATGGCCAGGACTACCTCCACCCCAAGAGGGGGGACGGCATGGTAGGCCAGAGCCAGCGCCAGGGTGCCTCCGGCGAGGCCCAGGAGCCCCGCCAGCCATCCCAGCACCACCCCCTGGGCGAGGACCAGCCGTCGCACCTGCCAGTTACGCCAGCCTAGAGCCTGAAGCAGCGCCATCTCAGCACGGCGTTGCGAGACATTGAGCCACGTAATGTCGGTCGTAGTGAGGACGGCCATGAACAGGGCGAAGACGGCGGCAAAATAGTGGGACGGGCCCACTTCCAACGCCACGTACTCCCCCAGCCAGGTGGTGTACATGACTCCCCGCAGGCGCACGGTGACGTAGAGGAAGACCGTCAGGAGGAGAATGGGCAGCGCCATGCTCAGGACACAGAGCACGTTGCGCTTCCAGCGGCGCACCAGGTCAGCGAGGACAAGGTTTGCCGCAGAGCCTCCTGCCAGGCGCAGAGATCCACCGCCAACCTCTCCTTCGCCCACGGCGAGGCGGGGGTGAACCCGGGTGGCGGCGCGCCCGGGGAGCGTCGCCCCGGCACCGTACACGAGGGGAGGGAGGAGGGCGACCGCTGCCAGCCTGAGCGGTGAGAGCGTCATCCTGCTGCCACTGGCCACGGCCCAGGCCAGGGCCACCCCGGCCGCTCCCACCAGAACACCGGTCAGCAGAGACTCTCCCAGGATGAGGAAAAGTACCCTCCCGGGCCGCCAGCCCACGGCGGAGAGGATGCCGAACTCGCGCAGCCGCAGGAGCACGGAGACGCTGGTGGTAGAGAGCACGTACAGTACGGCCACCACCAGGACGGCGCCTACGATGACCGAAAAACCCAGCCTCGTCTCGCGCAGGATGGTCAGGGCCGCTCCCTTCTGTATCCAGGGCTGCTCCACGTACCCCAGATCCGGGATCTCCTCCGACCCGCACACGTGGATGAGGACGCGCCGGGGCGACGAACCCAGCATGATGTCCACGGCCAGCCCGGTGCGATCCCGTATCTCCCTGGCGACGGCTTCTGCCCTGGCCTGGGCCGTTTCGCCCATGGTTTCCGACCCGGCTATCCTCACCCGGATGGCGCTTATGGGGTTTGCCTTCAGTTTCGCCGCCGCCTCCAGGCTGGTGAGCAGCGCCGGCGGCGAAGTGAGAAACCACCCCGGGCTTTCCACCGGCCTGATTTCCACGGGGGGGTTCACCGGCCTCCCCCCGGCATCCAGGACCAGGGAGGCCGCGGCGGGCCGGTATGTCTCCATGGGGAGTTCGTTGAGGGGGTCGCGGGCCAGACGCAGCCGGTTGGGGTCAAAGAAACCGATTGGTGTCAGTTCCAGGTAGGGGTCCTTGTTTAGAGACGGGTCTGCGGGTAATGCTGACTGCACCGCACGGTACATGGGAACCTCCAGCCCCACGCCACGGAATATGCCTTTCAGAAACCCGACCTCCTCCGGGACCACCCGGTAGCACAGTGGCCACCGCGAGGGAAACGGCGAGTCGGCAGGATGGTATTCAACGGGGCCGGGCAAAGCGGCCACCTGGCTGGGATACACAGGCTCTCTCCGACCCCCGGATATCTCGTCAAGATAGCGGTACAGGCTCTCACGCAGGTCCTGAGCGCCCAGGCGGTAATCGACGACGGTGGCCCGGACCGGTAACCCATCCAGGTAACGCCGCCCGCCCCGCGCCCGCACCTGTTCCAGCATGGCCAGCTCATCCCGGTAGTCCAGGTCGAGCTTCTGCAACTGGAAGCGAAAGGACGTGTCAGCATACGCCTGCCGGGACACCAGCACCGGCATGGTCCATATCTGGCGCGTGAACGAGCCGCCGCCGGCGCTGGCGGGAACGGGCACTTCCACCTGCTCGCCCCTGACCACATCGGCCGCGGAGAAGTACCGCCCGCTCACCACCGCCCCATCGAGTCCTACCAGCCGTGCCTCCTGCTCCGGGTCAATCCCTACCAGCAGGACGAGCTGGCCATACCAGTTCCAGTTCTCGTTGCTGCCCCGCAGGTTCTGGGGCAGTAGCTGCATGCCATAATCCTCGGGGAGTCCGGCGAACACCACACGGCCTTCCCTCTTTACGAAACGCTTCACAGCCGGACCCTCGCTGTTCAGCCAGTACGTGACTTCCGTGGTACGGTAGTCTGTTTTCCCATCTGAGGCTGCCACCGTCCTGGTCATCCGGTAGACACCGGGATCGGTTACCAGGGGGAAGTCCATGGGAAGCGTGAGGTTCACCCAGCCGACCACCGCCACGGGTGCCGCCACCCCCACCCCCGGGATTCCCTTGATGATTTCGTATTGATCCAGGCTGATCTCACCGGGCAGACCCAGGAGGTAGTTGGGTTCCACCAGGTCCAAATGGCGCTCCGCAGCACTGGGGGCGCCGGCCGGTCTCACCATCAGATCGTACGAGGAACGCCACCGTTCTTCCAGCAGCTCCTGCACGGTGCCTTTGCTGGTTTGAGCCAGGGCCACCACGTAGGTGAGCCCCACGCTGATGCCCACTGCGCCCACCACCAGAAGGGCAAGGCGCTCCTTCGCTCCCCGCCAGTTGCGCGCGATCAGGGACAGCAATGGGCGTCACCCCTCTCCCCCGAATCGCGCTGTGACCGAGGGAGGTACGGTCCCCGGGAGACGCTTTCCCGCACCACCAGCCCGTCAACCAGGTGAACCTGCCGGTCAGCCCTAGAGGCCAGTTCCAGGTTGTGCGTCACCAGGATGACGGTGGCCCCATCCCTTGCCCGCGCTTCTTCCAGCAGACGGATAACCGCCACCCCGCTCACCGAATCCAGGTTGCCGGTGGGC
This Bacillota bacterium DNA region includes the following protein-coding sequences:
- a CDS encoding FtsX-like permease family protein, whose amino-acid sequence is MLSLIARNWRGAKERLALLVVGAVGISVGLTYVVALAQTSKGTVQELLEERWRSSYDLMVRPAGAPSAAERHLDLVEPNYLLGLPGEISLDQYEIIKGIPGVGVAAPVAVVGWVNLTLPMDFPLVTDPGVYRMTRTVAASDGKTDYRTTEVTYWLNSEGPAVKRFVKREGRVVFAGLPEDYGMQLLPQNLRGSNENWNWYGQLVLLVGIDPEQEARLVGLDGAVVSGRYFSAADVVRGEQVEVPVPASAGGGSFTRQIWTMPVLVSRQAYADTSFRFQLQKLDLDYRDELAMLEQVRARGGRRYLDGLPVRATVVDYRLGAQDLRESLYRYLDEISGGRREPVYPSQVAALPGPVEYHPADSPFPSRWPLCYRVVPEEVGFLKGIFRGVGLEVPMYRAVQSALPADPSLNKDPYLELTPIGFFDPNRLRLARDPLNELPMETYRPAAASLVLDAGGRPVNPPVEIRPVESPGWFLTSPPALLTSLEAAAKLKANPISAIRVRIAGSETMGETAQARAEAVAREIRDRTGLAVDIMLGSSPRRVLIHVCGSEEIPDLGYVEQPWIQKGAALTILRETRLGFSVIVGAVLVVAVLYVLSTTSVSVLLRLREFGILSAVGWRPGRVLFLILGESLLTGVLVGAAGVALAWAVASGSRMTLSPLRLAAVALLPPLVYGAGATLPGRAATRVHPRLAVGEGEVGGGSLRLAGGSAANLVLADLVRRWKRNVLCVLSMALPILLLTVFLYVTVRLRGVMYTTWLGEYVALEVGPSHYFAAVFALFMAVLTTTDITWLNVSQRRAEMALLQALGWRNWQVRRLVLAQGVVLGWLAGLLGLAGGTLALALAYHAVPPLGVEVVLAILGLSTLTGLAGAVVPAWAATRGNLAAALRRE